A window of Sutcliffiella cohnii contains these coding sequences:
- a CDS encoding class I SAM-dependent methyltransferase: MSYQQIKEKLSKAYNEKAVEREVSKMDEWKVQERDIFLSFLNNSDKLLEIGAGTGKDGLFFKGRGHEVTCIDLSPEMVKICSNKGLDAYEMSFDDLRFSDHSFSAIWAMNCLLHVPKEELVNVLKEIKRVLKPGGHFFWGVYGGHDFEGIWEHDSYEPKRFFSFFSEEKVKQLGGNYFELVSFRTLTSEQINNPDLQFQAMVWKKESF, translated from the coding sequence ATGTCTTATCAACAAATAAAAGAAAAACTGTCAAAAGCGTACAATGAAAAAGCGGTGGAGCGAGAAGTGAGTAAAATGGATGAATGGAAAGTTCAAGAAAGAGATATTTTTCTTTCTTTTCTAAACAATAGTGACAAATTGTTAGAAATCGGTGCTGGGACTGGAAAAGATGGGCTATTTTTTAAAGGGAGAGGACATGAGGTAACTTGCATTGATTTATCACCTGAAATGGTTAAAATTTGTAGTAATAAAGGGTTAGATGCATATGAAATGTCATTTGATGATTTGCGGTTTTCTGACCATTCATTTAGTGCGATTTGGGCGATGAATTGTCTACTACATGTTCCAAAAGAGGAATTAGTAAACGTTCTGAAAGAGATTAAAAGAGTACTAAAGCCTGGGGGTCACTTTTTTTGGGGTGTATACGGTGGACATGATTTTGAAGGGATATGGGAACACGATTCATATGAACCGAAACGATTTTTTTCCTTTTTCTCCGAAGAAAAGGTCAAACAATTAGGTGGTAACTATTTTGAGCTCGTTTCGTTTCGAACATTAACATCTGAACAAATAAATAATCCGGACTTGCAATTTCAAGCAATGGTTTGGAAAAAGGAAAGTTTTTAG
- a CDS encoding ABC transporter ATP-binding protein, with product MITIKNLSHEFIIGKKNNKQKIPVLNDINLSIYEGEIVSIVGKSGSGKSTLLNLMSGFMKPTSGTIEINGMDVTKLTEAKWSEFRLNHIGFIFQSFQLIPTMTAFANVELPLKMVGVGEHARKIRVLEVLEKVGLNGFEEFYPSELSGGQQQRVGIARALITKPNLILADEPTGSLDSETEQEFLQFIKQLNEIDGITFVIITHDQDVARIAHRTVQLKHGRLEERGELYEVSR from the coding sequence ATGATAACGATTAAAAATTTATCCCATGAGTTTATAATTGGGAAGAAAAATAATAAACAAAAAATACCTGTATTAAATGATATTAATCTCTCTATTTATGAGGGGGAAATTGTTTCTATTGTTGGAAAGAGTGGTTCGGGGAAATCTACTTTATTAAATTTAATGAGTGGTTTTATGAAGCCGACATCTGGAACAATTGAAATAAACGGAATGGATGTGACTAAACTTACTGAAGCGAAATGGTCTGAATTTCGTTTGAATCATATCGGATTTATTTTTCAAAGCTTTCAACTCATCCCAACTATGACTGCTTTTGCCAACGTAGAGTTACCTCTAAAAATGGTGGGTGTTGGAGAGCACGCAAGAAAAATTAGAGTACTAGAAGTGTTAGAAAAAGTTGGCTTAAATGGCTTTGAAGAATTTTATCCTAGCGAGTTATCTGGTGGCCAACAGCAGCGTGTAGGAATTGCTAGAGCACTCATTACGAAACCTAACTTAATATTAGCTGATGAGCCGACTGGTAGTTTAGATAGTGAAACGGAACAGGAGTTTTTACAGTTTATTAAACAATTAAATGAAATAGATGGTATTACGTTTGTTATTATTACACATGATCAAGATGTTGCCCGTATTGCACATAGAACGGTACAGCTTAAGCATGGCAGGTTAGAAGAAAGAGGAGAGTTATATGAAGTTTCGAGATAA
- a CDS encoding YjcZ family sporulation protein, translating to MSKGVPTASVGCFTGGFTLYIILFILLVIIGAAFLGY from the coding sequence ATGAGCAAAGGTGTACCTACAGCTTCAGTAGGATGCTTCACTGGAGGTTTCACACTTTATATTATTTTGTTTATTTTACTTGTAATTATCGGGGCTGCTTTTTTAGGCTATTGA
- a CDS encoding DUF2269 family protein has product MVWLVLFHVLTSIVGFGPTFFSFILLRKSQTISDLRHNLILHHKLHYFPKIGGTLAVISGILLVLLGDYGTILQVWLFGSIILFMAIQVLYIGFILPALFELQEWVLHPNNRASTQLPLEQLMLLRKACNYYYVVIILTLLIFTFMILKPN; this is encoded by the coding sequence TTGGTCTGGTTAGTACTGTTCCACGTTTTAACTTCTATTGTCGGCTTTGGTCCAACGTTTTTTAGTTTTATTCTACTTAGAAAAAGTCAAACAATTTCAGACTTACGGCATAACCTTATTCTTCATCACAAGCTTCACTATTTCCCTAAAATTGGTGGAACACTAGCCGTTATTTCTGGTATTCTACTAGTCTTATTAGGAGATTACGGTACTATATTACAAGTTTGGTTATTCGGTTCGATCATACTGTTTATGGCAATACAAGTTTTGTATATCGGTTTTATCCTTCCAGCTCTTTTTGAGCTTCAAGAATGGGTTCTCCACCCAAATAATAGAGCGTCTACTCAATTACCGTTAGAACAGTTAATGCTACTTAGAAAAGCTTGTAATTATTATTATGTTGTTATTATTTTAACACTATTAATTTTTACATTTATGATATTGAAGCCGAATTAG
- a CDS encoding aspartyl-phosphate phosphatase Spo0E family protein, producing MNTFHLAVVKKRRQMMDVANLKGMSSSETVKISQELDRLINLYFLSPNKTDTK from the coding sequence ATGAATACCTTTCACTTAGCTGTAGTAAAGAAACGTAGGCAGATGATGGATGTTGCTAACTTAAAAGGTATGTCCTCTTCCGAAACAGTTAAAATAAGTCAAGAATTAGATCGGTTAATAAATTTATATTTCCTTTCACCGAACAAAACCGATACAAAATAA
- a CDS encoding LysM peptidoglycan-binding domain-containing protein, which translates to MKKTIIVGTLAATFLFSNQAFASDYTVKSGDSLWKIANDHSVTINQLRNWNQLNTDTIFPGQTIKTSTTTNSTSTNNSTKQYTIKSGDSLSVIARDHNTSVSSLLNLNPSIQSEHRIFVGQVIQVPANNTATPTNTARPTGTTYTIKSGDSLTVVAKNHGVTYQSLLAANPKITDPNRVFVGQVIQLPSGTQQATAVSTPVSTWQEKADVIINSGRKYVGATYLFGAATTRTDAFDCSSFTVRVFSENGITLPRTSGQQANAGTEIPLSQIRKGDLVFFDTTGNGVINHVSIVVDSNTLLHAATSTGVAFSNYSNYWKPRAVKAVRVIQ; encoded by the coding sequence ATGAAAAAAACGATAATCGTAGGTACGTTAGCAGCAACTTTCCTTTTTTCAAATCAAGCTTTTGCTTCTGACTACACTGTTAAATCTGGTGATTCTCTTTGGAAAATAGCAAACGATCATTCTGTTACAATTAATCAGTTGCGAAATTGGAACCAATTAAATACTGACACAATTTTTCCAGGTCAAACGATAAAAACTTCTACAACAACAAACTCTACATCAACTAATAATTCTACAAAGCAATATACGATAAAGTCAGGTGACTCTCTATCTGTTATTGCACGTGATCATAATACGTCGGTCTCCAGTTTATTAAATTTAAACCCTTCTATACAAAGTGAACATCGTATTTTTGTTGGACAAGTAATACAAGTACCGGCAAATAATACAGCTACACCTACTAACACGGCTCGTCCTACTGGCACTACGTACACAATTAAAAGTGGTGATTCCTTAACTGTAGTCGCTAAAAATCACGGTGTTACGTATCAATCTTTATTAGCGGCAAATCCTAAAATAACTGATCCGAACCGAGTGTTTGTTGGACAAGTTATACAACTGCCATCTGGAACACAGCAAGCAACTGCAGTCTCTACACCAGTATCAACTTGGCAAGAAAAAGCGGATGTCATTATCAATAGCGGAAGAAAATATGTCGGGGCAACGTATTTATTCGGAGCGGCAACTACTAGAACGGATGCATTTGATTGTTCGTCCTTTACAGTAAGAGTATTTAGTGAAAATGGAATTACATTACCACGTACTTCTGGTCAACAAGCAAACGCTGGTACTGAAATTCCACTTTCTCAAATAAGAAAAGGGGACTTAGTATTCTTTGATACGACTGGAAATGGTGTCATTAACCACGTATCAATCGTAGTAGATTCTAACACGTTATTACATGCAGCTACCTCTACTGGTGTAGCATTTTCTAACTACAGTAACTACTGGAAACCACGCGCAGTGAAAGCAGTACGTGTCATTCAGTAA
- a CDS encoding manganese catalase family protein — MYKRYNRLLIELPRPKKPDPNGAAAVQELLGGKFGEMSTLNNYMYQSNNFRNKRKLKPFYDLVASITAEELGHVELVINTINLMMEGTTRPAPPDATPLGNTKDFRNSYHYIVNAQTALAGDSMGRPWTGDNVFNSGNLILDLLHNFFLECGARTHKMRVYEMTSNPVAREMIGYLLVRGGVHVVAYAKALEIATGVDMTKMVPIPNLENKAFETTRKFEAQGVHRKLYTFSDNDFKDISMIWKGRHPEDGGPLEVIQGAPQGAPVPDFEDLPEEFAPGISREDFLEIAKRLQRNAGL, encoded by the coding sequence TTGTATAAAAGATATAACCGACTACTTATCGAATTACCAAGACCGAAGAAGCCAGATCCAAACGGTGCAGCTGCCGTTCAAGAGTTGCTAGGTGGAAAATTCGGTGAGATGTCTACATTAAATAATTATATGTACCAATCAAATAATTTTCGTAATAAGCGTAAACTAAAACCGTTTTACGATTTAGTAGCTAGTATTACAGCGGAAGAGTTAGGTCATGTGGAGTTAGTAATAAATACTATCAACTTAATGATGGAAGGAACAACAAGACCAGCTCCGCCCGATGCTACACCTTTAGGAAATACGAAAGATTTCCGAAATTCTTATCATTATATAGTTAATGCACAAACAGCATTAGCGGGAGATTCGATGGGAAGACCTTGGACGGGTGATAACGTATTTAATAGTGGTAATTTAATTTTAGATTTACTTCATAATTTCTTCTTAGAATGTGGTGCTCGCACACATAAAATGAGAGTGTATGAAATGACGAGTAATCCAGTAGCAAGGGAAATGATCGGCTACTTATTAGTCCGTGGTGGGGTGCACGTAGTTGCTTATGCAAAGGCATTAGAAATAGCTACAGGTGTAGATATGACGAAAATGGTTCCAATACCGAATTTAGAAAACAAAGCGTTTGAAACAACTCGAAAGTTTGAAGCTCAAGGAGTTCATCGGAAGTTATATACATTTAGTGATAATGACTTTAAAGACATTTCGATGATTTGGAAAGGACGTCACCCTGAAGATGGAGGACCACTAGAAGTTATACAAGGAGCACCTCAAGGAGCTCCGGTCCCTGATTTTGAAGACCTACCGGAAGAATTTGCGCCAGGAATTTCAAGAGAAGATTTCTTAGAAATAGCAAAAAGACTGCAAAGAAATGCGGGTTTATAA
- a CDS encoding polysaccharide deacetylase family protein — protein MTKKQKRNLLYVLPLILLVATIVAFLLVGKFPFDKNNVIVNLNNESIIEIPLNQDKVAESEIVNENNNPAPEVNEEIVEEPMEEQEEKVTEAQDEERIAYLTFDDGPQPITEELLNILAEYNAKATFFMLEPQMVKHKEIVERMVEEGHTLALHGVSHDKKQFYASQFSVINEMRQSQQTVKDITNVETVIIRTPFGSSPHMTPSYKDAVKKEGFILWDWNVDSRDWQFRGPEYISHTLLQVEEVVNRGENPVILLHDLISTVDFITVLLDELVEMGFVFKNIDEAMEPIELK, from the coding sequence ATGACCAAGAAACAAAAAAGGAATTTATTATATGTATTACCGCTAATCCTACTAGTCGCAACTATTGTAGCATTTTTGTTAGTGGGTAAATTTCCGTTCGACAAAAATAACGTGATAGTAAATTTAAATAATGAATCTATCATTGAAATTCCGTTAAATCAAGACAAGGTAGCGGAGAGTGAAATCGTGAATGAAAATAATAACCCGGCCCCTGAAGTTAACGAAGAAATAGTAGAGGAACCGATGGAAGAACAGGAGGAAAAGGTGACCGAAGCACAGGATGAAGAAAGGATCGCATACTTAACTTTTGATGACGGACCACAGCCGATAACAGAGGAGCTTTTAAACATACTTGCTGAATATAATGCGAAAGCAACATTTTTTATGTTAGAACCACAAATGGTTAAGCATAAAGAAATTGTGGAACGTATGGTAGAGGAAGGTCACACGCTAGCATTACACGGTGTATCACATGATAAAAAACAATTTTATGCTTCTCAATTTTCTGTGATTAATGAAATGCGCCAATCTCAACAAACAGTAAAAGATATTACAAATGTTGAGACGGTAATTATTCGAACTCCATTCGGTTCTTCTCCTCACATGACCCCGTCTTACAAAGATGCTGTGAAAAAAGAAGGCTTTATTTTATGGGATTGGAATGTGGATAGTCGAGATTGGCAGTTTAGAGGACCTGAATATATTAGTCATACTTTGCTTCAAGTAGAAGAAGTAGTAAATCGGGGAGAAAACCCAGTTATCTTACTACATGACTTAATATCAACGGTCGACTTTATTACGGTATTGTTAGATGAGCTTGTTGAAATGGGATTTGTTTTTAAGAATATTGATGAAGCTATGGAGCCGATTGAATTAAAATGA
- a CDS encoding DUF4129 domain-containing protein, with translation MAKIWRNSVHLCIEVSLLYFFIVLSYMHTSMLPPIVGLIVPTLVTIIIYSVISANLQVQTLVLIVFIAPLIAMISFFLGYGYVLSFVIGGFLSWRGFVLFVQDRPLTARTIFLLCFFWMLPIYVYIYVSRYVYAEYFIYLFGIQLLLFLLAQSGESVIRTWRDRTLNKKVVVSSLSFISVILGLTVFLSTIGKWIISIGLKAFGGVIGFVFGILSKPFFYLASLLEFNLVLRGEEAESIMEGEGGAEEKEIEQIVDVAPIWDNILVMVILIVLLFIIAFFLLRKVKVMKSSIEVAATYNGVLKKIQSSGRRGWWQKPPENEVRKLVFELEKLAHKKNRARYPNETLEEWLVRESVVSEHFFSIYEKVRYGEMELTEEEVARCKQLATEIRSIMRKWKKY, from the coding sequence ATGGCTAAAATTTGGAGAAATAGTGTTCACTTATGCATAGAAGTCAGTTTATTATATTTTTTCATTGTATTGTCCTACATGCATACTTCAATGCTACCACCGATAGTGGGGTTAATCGTTCCTACTTTAGTTACGATTATCATATATAGCGTTATATCAGCTAATCTTCAAGTACAAACACTTGTGTTAATTGTATTTATTGCTCCGCTTATAGCAATGATTTCCTTTTTCCTTGGCTATGGGTATGTTTTATCTTTTGTTATAGGTGGTTTTTTAAGTTGGAGAGGGTTTGTTTTATTTGTGCAAGACCGTCCATTAACAGCACGAACAATTTTTCTATTATGTTTCTTTTGGATGCTTCCAATTTACGTTTATATCTATGTTTCTAGGTACGTATATGCTGAGTATTTTATTTACTTATTCGGAATACAGTTATTGTTGTTTCTTTTAGCTCAATCTGGAGAAAGTGTGATTCGTACGTGGCGAGACCGAACATTAAACAAAAAAGTCGTTGTAAGTTCACTTTCCTTTATTAGTGTTATTTTAGGCCTAACTGTTTTTCTTTCAACAATTGGTAAATGGATCATCTCTATCGGTTTAAAAGCGTTTGGAGGAGTTATCGGCTTCGTATTCGGTATTTTATCAAAGCCTTTTTTCTACTTAGCAAGTCTCCTTGAATTCAATCTTGTTTTGCGCGGTGAAGAGGCGGAATCAATCATGGAGGGAGAAGGCGGTGCGGAAGAGAAAGAGATCGAACAAATTGTAGATGTGGCTCCTATATGGGATAACATTTTGGTGATGGTCATTCTCATCGTTTTATTATTCATCATTGCCTTTTTCTTACTTCGAAAGGTGAAAGTAATGAAGTCTTCAATAGAAGTCGCTGCAACATACAACGGTGTACTTAAAAAGATTCAGTCAAGTGGTAGAAGAGGCTGGTGGCAAAAACCACCCGAAAATGAAGTGAGAAAGCTTGTGTTTGAGCTTGAAAAATTAGCACATAAGAAAAATCGAGCACGCTACCCTAATGAAACGTTAGAAGAATGGTTAGTACGTGAATCGGTTGTATCAGAACATTTTTTTTCTATTTATGAAAAAGTAAGATACGGTGAAATGGAATTAACGGAAGAGGAAGTAGCACGTTGTAAACAATTAGCAACCGAAATTCGGTCGATTATGCGAAAATGGAAAAAATATTAG
- a CDS encoding DUF5370 family protein, translated as MGATERDGYVFETEYSVVQQKGAVHVYKKGQFISELPFQFEGNQPSSEQIENVIDAYLEKM; from the coding sequence ATGGGAGCAACAGAGAGAGATGGTTATGTATTCGAAACAGAGTACAGCGTTGTCCAACAAAAAGGAGCTGTTCATGTATATAAAAAAGGACAATTTATTAGCGAGCTTCCCTTTCAATTTGAAGGGAATCAGCCAAGTTCAGAACAAATTGAAAATGTAATTGATGCATATTTAGAAAAAATGTAA
- a CDS encoding ABC transporter permease, whose product MKFRDKNKFVKDNMKKNKSRVFMTVLATAMACAFLMVLASVGFGLHKYIVQDITETRLVTEVEIHGKDDPDNQYLTDEDIRYFESIENVKTVTRYRSLDNYEAFYTFDEYKVPYVTTRVVHYPSELQSNFELEEGRMPEAANEVVIGYHFSHHLEKDGEFIENAEVNMLNKEIILTVPQMKDGEQVTKDFALKVVGIAKQPTKQWTQDNYVNISDETLKEIEKFTETRLGTFLNPNLPEETIEQLKDFSITYSNISVYTNNMEQVMPILEEVQEKGYYAYSAVQELKEVNMIFSVMKVGLIFIGTIAVIIASIGIFNTMSMAVTERTQDIGIMKAIGGSPKMIKSLFLMESAYIGIIGSVIGALAAYAVSYGVNLLLPVVVKGMYGEEVGTDILLSYIPWSLTLISVGISVIVAILSGLKPAAKATRIDVLKALRRDI is encoded by the coding sequence ATGAAGTTTCGAGATAAAAATAAGTTTGTGAAAGATAATATGAAGAAAAATAAAAGCCGTGTATTTATGACCGTTCTCGCAACCGCAATGGCATGTGCCTTTTTAATGGTATTAGCTTCCGTTGGTTTTGGTCTACATAAATATATTGTTCAAGATATTACTGAAACACGGCTAGTGACAGAAGTGGAAATTCATGGGAAAGACGACCCGGATAATCAGTATTTAACAGATGAGGATATTCGTTATTTCGAAAGTATAGAAAATGTAAAAACGGTAACTCGTTATCGTAGCTTAGATAATTATGAAGCATTTTACACATTTGATGAATATAAAGTACCATATGTTACAACGAGAGTAGTTCATTATCCATCTGAACTTCAGTCTAATTTTGAATTAGAGGAAGGACGAATGCCAGAAGCTGCAAATGAAGTTGTGATCGGCTATCATTTTTCACATCATTTAGAAAAAGACGGAGAATTTATTGAAAACGCTGAAGTTAATATGCTGAACAAAGAAATTATTTTAACAGTTCCACAAATGAAGGATGGAGAACAAGTAACGAAGGATTTCGCACTAAAAGTTGTTGGAATTGCAAAGCAACCTACGAAACAATGGACTCAAGACAACTATGTAAACATTTCAGATGAAACATTAAAAGAAATTGAAAAGTTTACAGAAACGAGACTTGGTACATTCCTTAATCCGAATCTTCCAGAGGAAACGATTGAACAATTAAAAGATTTCTCCATCACATATTCGAATATCAGTGTGTATACGAACAATATGGAACAAGTAATGCCAATTTTAGAGGAAGTTCAAGAAAAAGGCTATTATGCATATTCTGCTGTTCAAGAATTAAAAGAAGTGAACATGATATTCTCGGTAATGAAGGTAGGATTAATTTTTATTGGCACGATAGCGGTCATTATTGCATCAATAGGTATATTTAATACGATGTCCATGGCGGTAACAGAGCGTACGCAAGATATTGGAATAATGAAGGCAATTGGCGGAAGCCCAAAAATGATTAAAAGCTTGTTTTTAATGGAAAGTGCCTACATTGGAATCATCGGTTCTGTAATAGGAGCTCTCGCCGCATATGCAGTAAGCTATGGTGTTAATCTGTTATTACCGGTAGTTGTGAAAGGTATGTATGGAGAAGAGGTAGGAACGGATATTTTATTATCTTACATTCCTTGGTCCCTAACATTAATCAGTGTAGGTATAAGTGTCATAGTCGCTATTTTATCTGGATTAAAACCTGCAGCTAAAGCAACAAGAATTGATGTATTAAAAGCATTAAGAAGAGACATTTAA
- a CDS encoding alpha/beta fold hydrolase codes for MPHIRTRDGVQIYAEKLGSGNTTIIFIHPPGMGHVTFKQQKPLSSRYSILLMDLRGNGKSSVGTQQITFSLLAQDIYDVMKHFDIKSAILCGYSNGASIALEFALRYPSSTKGLVLVGAFPKVNSLLLYAEFMLGILVTKLNAMPLISFVIGRAHAHSKGYGKQLESYIRKTKAKTLHKMYNEGVKFDRTERLQEIKAPILLVYGKKDFYVHHYQKEFRHFHRNTDVVYISKAKHQVPTKFAKEFNSVVSSFIRRKCEV; via the coding sequence ATGCCTCATATAAGAACAAGAGACGGAGTACAAATTTATGCAGAAAAACTAGGGTCAGGAAATACTACGATAATTTTTATTCACCCACCTGGGATGGGGCATGTCACTTTTAAACAACAAAAGCCACTTTCAAGCCGTTATTCCATATTATTAATGGATTTAAGAGGGAATGGAAAAAGTAGTGTTGGAACTCAGCAAATAACTTTTTCGTTACTCGCCCAAGACATTTATGATGTTATGAAGCATTTTGATATTAAATCAGCCATTCTTTGTGGGTATTCAAACGGTGCATCGATTGCATTAGAATTCGCTTTGCGTTATCCATCTTCCACAAAAGGACTTGTCCTAGTTGGGGCATTCCCAAAAGTTAATTCCTTACTTCTTTACGCAGAGTTTATGTTAGGTATACTAGTAACAAAGTTAAATGCAATGCCTTTAATTTCTTTTGTTATCGGCAGAGCACACGCACATAGTAAAGGATATGGAAAGCAGCTCGAATCTTACATTCGAAAGACGAAGGCTAAAACGTTACATAAGATGTATAACGAAGGCGTTAAATTTGATCGTACTGAACGTTTACAAGAAATAAAAGCTCCTATACTTCTTGTATATGGGAAAAAAGATTTTTATGTTCATCATTACCAAAAAGAATTTCGACATTTCCACCGTAATACAGATGTTGTATATATATCTAAAGCAAAGCATCAAGTACCAACGAAATTTGCAAAGGAGTTTAATTCTGTAGTTTCGAGTTTTATAAGAAGAAAATGTGAAGTTTAA
- a CDS encoding AAA family ATPase, whose protein sequence is MELVKDLQRELGKVIIGKDEVVELLFISLINKGHVLLESVPGTGKTMLAKSFAKMVDAEFKRIQFTPDVLPSDVTGIQFFNPQKHEFQLRPGPVMTNILLADEVNRATPRTQSSLLEVMEERQVTIDGETISLPSPFMVMATQNPIESQQGTFPLPEAQMDRFFIQLDLGYPTIEEEQQILQTYREGEPLKELKVLFTKDKIEQLQQDVKKVRLSSEVELYLLHIIHQTRNHDEIELGVSPRGALALMRAAQGRAFIQQRSFVTPEDIKKMAPYVLSHRIVLSMEGSLKKTNTQVINDVLKMIPVPVEAAVK, encoded by the coding sequence ATGGAACTAGTAAAAGACTTACAAAGAGAATTAGGTAAAGTAATCATTGGAAAAGACGAAGTAGTGGAATTATTATTTATCTCACTTATTAATAAAGGCCATGTACTACTCGAAAGTGTTCCTGGTACAGGAAAAACAATGTTAGCAAAAAGCTTTGCCAAAATGGTAGATGCAGAGTTTAAAAGAATACAGTTCACACCAGATGTATTACCAAGCGATGTTACAGGAATTCAATTTTTTAATCCGCAAAAACACGAATTCCAACTAAGACCAGGGCCAGTTATGACAAACATATTGCTAGCAGATGAGGTCAACCGTGCAACACCTAGAACGCAATCAAGTTTACTAGAAGTAATGGAAGAGCGACAAGTAACAATTGACGGAGAAACCATCTCACTTCCATCACCATTTATGGTAATGGCAACACAAAATCCGATAGAATCACAACAAGGGACGTTCCCTTTACCTGAAGCACAAATGGACCGCTTTTTTATACAACTTGATCTCGGTTATCCAACTATCGAAGAAGAGCAACAAATACTACAAACATATCGTGAAGGAGAACCATTAAAAGAATTAAAAGTGTTATTTACGAAAGATAAGATCGAGCAGTTGCAGCAAGACGTGAAAAAAGTGAGACTATCATCAGAGGTAGAATTGTATTTGTTACATATTATCCATCAAACTAGAAATCACGATGAAATTGAGCTAGGTGTCAGCCCGCGTGGAGCCCTAGCATTAATGAGAGCTGCCCAAGGAAGAGCATTTATTCAGCAAAGAAGCTTCGTTACACCAGAAGATATTAAAAAAATGGCACCTTACGTATTAAGCCATAGAATTGTACTCTCCATGGAAGGTTCTTTAAAGAAAACGAATACCCAAGTAATTAATGATGTATTAAAAATGATTCCTGTTCCAGTTGAGGCGGCTGTGAAATAA
- a CDS encoding DUF58 domain-containing protein, which translates to MNKWSQHTDIYKDYYYLASISWVLIFISFFINSTILLVIGSGYFFFFIANYMYLNWVGKRLEVDFPEERVKTFTGEEGVIKVRIRQPSLLPIFFGKLTITTDKNINFKDSVELRYSNELDIPFHVYGRNELILEVPFQSIKRGVAKIHKVQIEVDHFIGFGKVILNLLNNRKYEVIVYPEKKVVSGVERMVPKNEGTYPTRSSFYEDKNTIIGTRNYESGDSFNKIHWKATARLSSLQTKVHERASQFTWLFVLDIRSSNLEDRIKGISYLLQYATKYNISFGLLVNVKKFGNPSYYVLPFGEGKRQLQTALEFLARVDKNSVVINSLSFTRIVSNYVSPYVILCMDEEETEKYSIRKSSQCYVLDVSREDAVLTLKKVGSSRSRRVRYG; encoded by the coding sequence ATGAATAAATGGAGTCAACATACAGATATTTATAAAGATTATTATTATCTAGCGTCAATATCTTGGGTGTTAATTTTTATTAGTTTTTTTATCAATAGTACTATTTTACTAGTTATCGGAAGTGGATATTTCTTTTTTTTCATAGCGAATTATATGTATTTAAATTGGGTAGGTAAACGGCTAGAAGTTGATTTCCCTGAAGAGAGAGTGAAAACTTTTACAGGCGAAGAAGGTGTTATTAAAGTACGAATAAGACAACCATCTCTTTTACCAATTTTCTTTGGAAAACTGACAATTACAACCGATAAAAATATTAACTTTAAAGATTCGGTAGAGCTACGCTACAGTAATGAATTAGATATTCCTTTTCACGTTTATGGAAGAAATGAGCTAATTTTAGAAGTACCATTTCAATCTATAAAAAGAGGGGTAGCAAAAATTCATAAAGTACAAATAGAAGTCGACCACTTTATCGGATTTGGTAAAGTGATACTTAATTTACTAAACAACAGAAAATACGAAGTGATTGTTTATCCGGAGAAAAAGGTGGTTTCTGGTGTAGAGCGTATGGTTCCTAAAAACGAAGGAACGTATCCAACTCGTAGCTCATTTTATGAAGATAAAAATACTATTATCGGAACTCGTAATTATGAAAGTGGAGATTCGTTTAACAAAATCCATTGGAAAGCAACGGCAAGACTATCATCCCTCCAAACGAAAGTACATGAACGTGCTTCTCAGTTTACATGGTTATTTGTACTTGATATTCGTTCTAGTAATCTAGAAGATCGGATTAAAGGGATATCGTATTTGCTTCAGTATGCAACGAAGTACAATATTTCTTTTGGGCTTTTAGTAAATGTTAAAAAGTTCGGTAACCCATCCTACTACGTTCTCCCATTCGGGGAAGGGAAAAGACAGCTCCAAACAGCATTGGAGTTTTTGGCAAGAGTTGATAAAAACAGTGTAGTAATAAATTCGTTATCATTTACTAGAATTGTAAGTAATTACGTTTCGCCATACGTTATTTTATGTATGGATGAAGAAGAAACAGAAAAGTATTCAATTCGAAAATCTTCTCAATGTTATGTTCTGGATGTTAGTAGGGAAGATGCTGTATTAACGTTAAAGAAAGTTGGCTCCTCACGTAGTAGGAGGGTACGATATGGCTAA